One Misgurnus anguillicaudatus chromosome 20, ASM2758022v2, whole genome shotgun sequence DNA segment encodes these proteins:
- the gja4 gene encoding gap junction protein alpha 4: MSRADWGFLEHLLEGGQEYSTGIGRVWLTVLFLFRMLVLGTAVESAWDDEQSGFLCNTKQPGCMSVCYDKAFPISHFRYFVMQVIFVSTPTIFYFGYVALKAADKRKQEEKVEEGRRQRYRKTNERTLEAIKEEDEEDENKASEKRSRAPEPPKLKGRLLCAYAASIALKVILEIGFIVGLWFLYGFVVEPKYKCTRSPCPHTVDCFVSRPTEKTIFTVYTQVIAMISALLNVIELFHLLRLAVTYRLEKQYQCQEDISKRIDRNPSRSVQAKVQLATFKERDHLFLPITNDRYHASGLKWDNREAHSMEDMLPSYLHCINNEKPATHKSPPTNHFHKKHNKTDNNDRLAKHYV, encoded by the coding sequence ATGTCCAGAGCTGACTGGGGTTTTCTGGAGCACCTGCTGGAAGGGGGTCAGGAGTATTCGACAGGCATTGGGCGTGTGTGGCTAACCGTGCTCTTCCTCTTCCGAATGCTTGTGCTGGGCACGGCGGTGGAATCTGCATGGGACGACGAACAGTCTGGCTTCCTTTGCAATACCAAACAGCCCGGCTGTATGTCCGTCTGTTATGACAAGGCGTTCCCCATCTCCCACTTCCGGTACTTTGTTATGCAAGTCATCTTCGTCTCGACGCCAACTATTTTCTATTTCGGCTACGTGGCCCTCAAGGCTGCAGATAAGAGAAAGCAAGAAGAGAAAGTAGAAGAGGGCAGAAGACAAAGATATCGAAAAACCAATGAGCGTACCCTGGAGGCCATAAAAGAGGAAGATGAAGAAGATGAAAACAAAGCATCGGAAAAGAGAAGTAGAGCTCCAGAACCTCCAAAGCTAAAAGGACGGCTGTTGTGTGCTTACGCTGCCAGCATAGCCCTGAAAGTTATTCTAGAAATCGGCTTCATTGTAGGTCTGTGGTTCCTGTATGGATTTGTAGTCGAGCCGAAGTACAAGTGCACGAGGTCTCCATGTCCTCACACAGTCGACTGCTTTGTCTCACGGCCCACCGAAAAAACTATATTCACCGTGTACACGCAAGTGATCGCCATGATCTCGGCTCTGCTCAATGTCATTGAGCTTTTTCACCTGCTTCGGTTAGCGGTAACTTACCGCCTAGAGAAGCAATATCAATGCCAGGAGGACATTAGTAAACGTATTGATAGGAATCCATCTCGATCTGTACAAGCTAAAGTTCAGTTAGCAACATTTAAAGAGAGGGATCATCTCTTTCTACCCATAACCAATGATAGGTACCATGCATCAGGGTTAAAATGGGACAACAGAGAAGCACACTCAATGGAGGACATGCTCCCTAGCTACCTACACTGCATAAACAATGAGAAACCAGCTACGCACAAAAGCCCCCCAACAAACCATTTtcacaaaaaacacaataagACTGACAACAATGACAGACTCGCCAAACATTACGTTTAA
- the smim12 gene encoding small integral membrane protein 12 isoform X2, with the protein MWPVIWTAMRSYAPYVTFPVALVVGAVGYHLEWFIRGTPNAPREERGIAEQREDRKLEELTGRDSTQVISLKDKLEFTPRAVLERNRPEKS; encoded by the coding sequence ATGTGGCCAGTAATCTGGACTGCCATGCGCTCATATGCGCCATATGTGACCTTCCCAGTGGCCTTGGTGGTGGGAGCTGTTGGGTACCACCTTGAGTGGTTTATCAGAGGTACTCCTAATGCTCCAAGAGAAGAAAGAGGTATCGCAGAGCAACGAGAGGACAGAAAATTAGAAGAATTGACGGGTCGGGACAGCACACAGGTCATCAGCCTAAAGGACAAACTGGAATTCACCCCAAGAGCGGTACTGGAAAGAAATCGACCGGAGAAGAGTTAG
- the smim12 gene encoding small integral membrane protein 12 isoform X1, which produces MPCIVSMLLSVEISDNFGFTIIMCISEFVIMWPVIWTAMRSYAPYVTFPVALVVGAVGYHLEWFIRGTPNAPREERGIAEQREDRKLEELTGRDSTQVISLKDKLEFTPRAVLERNRPEKS; this is translated from the exons ATGCCTTGTATCGTCAGCATGTTGTTAAGTGTGGAAATTTCGGATAATTTTGGATTCACAATTATTAT GTGTATTTCTGAGTTTGTAATCATGTGGCCAGTAATCTGGACTGCCATGCGCTCATATGCGCCATATGTGACCTTCCCAGTGGCCTTGGTGGTGGGAGCTGTTGGGTACCACCTTGAGTGGTTTATCAGAGGTACTCCTAATGCTCCAAGAGAAGAAAGAGGTATCGCAGAGCAACGAGAGGACAGAAAATTAGAAGAATTGACGGGTCGGGACAGCACACAGGTCATCAGCCTAAAGGACAAACTGGAATTCACCCCAAGAGCGGTACTGGAAAGAAATCGACCGGAGAAGAGTTAG